A genomic region of Pseudomonas sp. RSB 5.4 contains the following coding sequences:
- the recB gene encoding exodeoxyribonuclease V subunit beta, whose protein sequence is MSTRTPLALAFPLHGSQLIEASAGTGKTFTISALYLRLILGHGGESNGFGRELLPPQILVVTFTDAATKELRERIRTRLAEAARFFREETPAPDGLIAELREQFDPSQWPGCANRLDIAAQWMDEAAVSTIHSWCQRMLREHAFDSGSLFTQSLETDHSDLLGEVLRDYWRLFCYPMQGDALNWVRGNWGGPAALLPRVRGLFGSERDSDEGKAPAQLIEECLQERRAALLELKMPWRQWADELLVICHEGVASKAVDGRKMQARYFEPWFEKLKAWAEDEAMEQLDIGTGFTRLTPDGMAEAWKGQAPSHPALDAMPGLKASLDALPTPDAAVLQHAARWVGARFEEEKRRRAEMGFDDMLLRLDAALQSDSGERLAAVIREQFPVALIDEFQDTDPVQYRIFESIYRIEDNSPDTGLFLIGDPKQAIYAFRGADIYTYLRARQATTGRLHTLGTNFRSSHGMVSAVNHVFERAESRDLGRGAFLFREKTGENPVPFQPVESQGRKERLQIAGLDVAALNVWQLSTVQPLSGAVYRQQLAAACASEITALLNGGQTGAAGFVQEGKVFRGLRPSDIAILVRDGKEAQAVRAELAARGVRSVYLSDKDSVFAAQEAHDLLSWLKACAEPDVERSLKAALACITLNLPLAELERLNQDELVWEARVMQFRGYRELWRKQGVLPMLRRLLHDFHLPQTLIARSDGERVLTNLLHLSELMQQAAAELDGEQALIRHLAELLALSGQAGEEQILRLESDEQLVKVVTIHKSKGLEYPLVFLPFICSAKPVDGSRLPLHYHDASGKAQVTLKPTAELIALADDERLAEDLRLLYVALTRAQHACWLGVTDLKRGNNNSSVLHLSALGYLLGGGARLDESTGLSRWLLDLQQDCPAINLGEMPQARQETYRPERNEAVLSTTLVPKRKASENWWIASYSALRISDVLSVGSDEAPDSPQAQKLFDDERLDPDAPRDIVAGGADIHRFPRGPNPGTFLHGLLEWAGDEGFAVPYESIKDAIGRRCNLRGWEGWITTLSDWLHHLLKSPLPTGSGQPPVVLEQLKQYRVEMEFWFASHKVDVLKLDEWVRQYTHNGVARVAAEPVQLNGMFKGFIDLTFEHEGRYYVADYKSNWLGVDDAAYTEQAMERSILDNRYDLQYVLYLLALHRQLKARLPDYDYDRHVGGALYVFLRGTRADSRGVYFARPPRELIERLDRLFQGKPEPKAEPAWEQGVLL, encoded by the coding sequence ATGAGCACCAGGACACCGCTGGCCCTGGCATTCCCGCTGCACGGCAGTCAACTCATCGAAGCCAGTGCCGGCACCGGCAAGACCTTCACCATTTCTGCTCTCTATCTGCGTCTCATCCTTGGGCACGGCGGCGAGTCGAACGGCTTCGGGCGAGAACTATTGCCACCGCAGATTCTTGTGGTGACATTCACCGATGCCGCCACCAAAGAGTTGCGTGAACGAATCCGTACGCGACTGGCTGAGGCGGCGCGCTTTTTTCGCGAAGAAACCCCGGCACCGGACGGACTGATCGCCGAACTGCGTGAACAGTTTGATCCGTCACAATGGCCCGGCTGCGCCAATCGCCTGGACATCGCCGCACAATGGATGGATGAAGCGGCCGTCTCGACCATTCACAGTTGGTGCCAGCGCATGCTGCGCGAACATGCGTTCGACAGCGGCAGCCTGTTTACCCAGTCCCTGGAAACCGATCACAGCGATCTGCTTGGCGAAGTGCTGCGCGATTATTGGCGACTGTTCTGTTACCCGATGCAGGGCGACGCGCTGAATTGGGTTCGCGGAAACTGGGGCGGGCCGGCAGCGCTGTTGCCGCGAGTGCGAGGTCTGTTTGGCAGTGAGCGCGACAGCGACGAAGGCAAGGCACCTGCGCAGTTGATCGAAGAGTGTCTGCAAGAACGGCGTGCCGCGTTGCTCGAGCTGAAGATGCCTTGGCGGCAGTGGGCAGATGAACTGCTGGTGATCTGTCACGAGGGCGTGGCGAGCAAAGCCGTCGACGGGCGCAAGATGCAGGCGCGCTACTTTGAGCCCTGGTTCGAAAAGCTCAAGGCCTGGGCTGAAGACGAGGCCATGGAGCAACTGGATATCGGCACCGGCTTCACCCGATTGACCCCGGACGGGATGGCCGAAGCCTGGAAGGGCCAGGCACCGAGTCATCCTGCTCTGGACGCGATGCCGGGGCTCAAGGCGAGCCTCGACGCATTGCCGACCCCCGATGCTGCTGTATTGCAGCATGCGGCGAGATGGGTGGGTGCACGCTTTGAGGAAGAGAAGCGTCGTCGCGCAGAAATGGGCTTCGACGATATGCTGTTGCGCCTCGATGCTGCGCTGCAATCCGACAGCGGCGAGCGCTTGGCAGCGGTAATCCGCGAACAGTTTCCGGTTGCCCTGATCGATGAGTTTCAGGACACCGACCCGGTGCAATATCGGATCTTCGAGAGCATCTACCGCATTGAAGACAACAGTCCGGACACCGGTCTGTTCCTGATCGGCGACCCCAAACAGGCGATTTACGCGTTCCGTGGCGCCGATATCTACACCTACCTGCGTGCGCGTCAGGCCACCACCGGCCGCCTGCATACGCTGGGTACCAATTTCCGTTCCAGCCATGGCATGGTGAGTGCGGTCAACCATGTATTCGAACGCGCCGAATCCCGTGATCTGGGACGCGGCGCGTTTTTGTTTCGGGAAAAAACCGGGGAAAACCCGGTTCCCTTTCAGCCGGTTGAGTCTCAGGGACGCAAAGAGCGATTGCAGATCGCCGGGCTAGATGTCGCAGCGCTGAATGTCTGGCAGTTGTCCACCGTTCAGCCCCTGTCCGGCGCGGTCTATCGCCAGCAGTTGGCGGCGGCCTGTGCCAGTGAGATCACGGCGTTGCTCAATGGCGGGCAAACCGGTGCCGCGGGATTCGTTCAGGAAGGTAAGGTCTTCCGGGGCTTGCGGCCTTCCGATATCGCGATTCTGGTGCGCGACGGCAAAGAGGCTCAGGCGGTACGCGCAGAGCTTGCTGCCCGTGGGGTGCGCAGCGTTTATCTGTCTGACAAGGACTCGGTCTTCGCCGCCCAGGAGGCGCACGATCTGCTGTCCTGGCTCAAGGCCTGCGCCGAGCCGGATGTCGAGCGTTCACTGAAGGCCGCGCTGGCCTGCATCACGCTCAATCTGCCTCTGGCTGAACTGGAGCGACTGAATCAGGACGAGTTGGTCTGGGAAGCCCGGGTCATGCAGTTCCGTGGTTATCGCGAGCTGTGGCGCAAGCAAGGCGTGTTGCCGATGTTGCGGCGTCTGCTGCACGACTTTCACTTGCCGCAGACCCTGATTGCACGCAGTGATGGCGAGCGGGTGCTGACCAATCTCTTGCACCTGTCGGAGCTGATGCAGCAGGCCGCAGCGGAGCTCGATGGCGAGCAAGCGCTGATTCGTCATCTGGCCGAACTTCTGGCGTTGTCAGGTCAGGCCGGTGAAGAGCAGATATTACGTTTGGAGAGCGACGAGCAACTGGTCAAGGTAGTGACCATCCACAAATCGAAAGGGCTTGAGTATCCATTGGTTTTCCTGCCCTTCATCTGCTCGGCAAAACCGGTGGATGGCAGTCGCTTGCCGTTGCATTACCACGATGCCTCGGGCAAGGCTCAGGTGACGCTGAAACCGACTGCCGAGTTGATCGCCCTGGCAGACGATGAGCGTCTGGCCGAAGATCTGCGACTGCTCTACGTCGCCCTGACTCGCGCACAACATGCATGCTGGCTGGGTGTAACGGACCTCAAACGCGGTAATAACAACAGTTCGGTGCTTCATCTTTCGGCGCTTGGCTATCTGCTGGGTGGCGGTGCAAGGCTGGATGAATCAACCGGCTTGAGCCGTTGGTTGCTGGATCTGCAGCAAGACTGTCCGGCAATAAACCTGGGTGAAATGCCGCAGGCCAGGCAGGAAACTTATCGTCCCGAGCGCAATGAAGCGGTCCTCAGTACCACATTGGTACCGAAGCGCAAGGCCAGCGAGAACTGGTGGATTGCCTCCTACAGTGCCTTGCGCATCAGTGATGTGTTGAGTGTCGGCAGTGATGAGGCGCCAGACAGTCCGCAAGCGCAAAAACTGTTTGATGATGAGCGTCTCGATCCAGATGCGCCGCGAGATATCGTGGCCGGCGGCGCCGATATCCATCGGTTCCCCCGTGGACCCAACCCGGGCACCTTTCTTCACGGTTTGCTGGAGTGGGCTGGCGATGAAGGTTTTGCCGTTCCCTACGAGTCGATCAAGGATGCGATTGGCCGACGCTGCAACCTGCGCGGCTGGGAAGGCTGGATCACCACTCTGAGTGACTGGCTGCATCACCTGCTCAAGTCCCCGTTGCCGACTGGTAGCGGACAGCCTCCGGTCGTGCTTGAGCAACTGAAACAGTACCGCGTCGAGATGGAGTTCTGGTTCGCCAGCCACAAGGTCGATGTTCTCAAGCTCGATGAGTGGGTGCGCCAGTACACCCACAACGGTGTGGCCCGGGTGGCCGCCGAGCCGGTACAACTCAACGGCATGTTCAAGGGCTTCATCGACCTGACTTTCGAACACGAGGGGCGCTATTACGTCGCTGACTACAAATCCAACTGGCTGGGCGTCGACGATGCGGCCTATACCGAGCAAGCCATGGAACGGTCGATCCTCGACAACCGTTACGACCTGCAATACGTGCTGTACCTGTTGGCATTGCATCGGCAATTGAAGGCGCGGCTGCCCGACTACGATTACGACCGACATGTCGGCGGTGCGTTGTATGTGTTCCTGCGGGGAACCCGGGCTGACAGTCGCGGCGTGTATTTCGCGCGCCCGCCGCGTGAACTGATCGAGCGGCTGGATCGTCTGTTCCAGGGCAAGCCGGAACCCAAGGCCGAGCCCGCATGGGAACAGGGAGTCCTGCTATGA